The Neobacillus sp. PS3-34 genome has a window encoding:
- a CDS encoding SLAP domain-containing protein, whose protein sequence is MALFKKKIKNENSIEENGLKAAKDSDSAADESGLVRTTLIFPPDWELTSQEKYVYMYYHQQLPLLEQNQVSIKGVKLLPYNEGFVVVAL, encoded by the coding sequence ATGGCTTTATTTAAAAAGAAAATAAAAAATGAAAATAGTATAGAAGAAAACGGTTTAAAGGCTGCAAAGGATTCGGATTCTGCTGCAGATGAATCCGGTCTTGTCAGAACCACGTTAATTTTCCCTCCTGATTGGGAGTTAACCAGCCAGGAAAAATATGTATATATGTACTACCACCAGCAGCTTCCCTTGCTTGAACAAAATCAAGTCTCAATAAAAGGGGTCAAGCTTTTACCTTATAATGAAGGTTTTGTCGTGGTGGCCCTTTAA